The Streptomyces sp. NBC_01275 genome has a segment encoding these proteins:
- a CDS encoding ArsA-related P-loop ATPase — protein MRIAFVGKGGSGKTTLSALFARRLARSGAPVLAVDADINQHLAEALDPALRTPFAAPPLAARLGEIKDLLRGANPRIASREAMIKTTPPGRGSRLLRLLGDDELHARHVRQVGGVPLMVTGEFDESDLGVACYHSKLGAVELYLGHLVDGPGEYVVVDMTAGADAFASGLFTRFDMTFLVAEPTRKGVSVYRQYRDHAREFDIPLAVIGNKVTGEEDLLFLKDQVGDDLLTHLVHSPWVRSAEQGSPQGELEETNRHALTVLREHVDARTKDWPALHRHAVQFHLRNAHAWADRATGQNLAAQVDPDFTPGPASLA, from the coding sequence ATGCGCATCGCCTTCGTGGGGAAGGGCGGCAGCGGCAAGACGACGCTGTCGGCCCTGTTCGCCCGGCGCCTGGCGCGTTCCGGCGCACCGGTGCTGGCCGTCGACGCCGACATCAACCAGCACCTGGCCGAGGCGCTCGACCCCGCGCTGCGGACACCTTTCGCCGCCCCTCCCCTGGCCGCCCGCCTGGGCGAGATCAAGGACCTGCTGCGCGGCGCCAACCCGCGCATCGCCTCCCGCGAGGCGATGATCAAGACGACCCCGCCGGGCCGCGGTTCACGCCTCCTGCGCCTGTTGGGCGACGACGAACTGCACGCCCGCCATGTCCGGCAGGTGGGCGGCGTGCCGCTGATGGTCACCGGCGAGTTCGACGAGAGCGACCTCGGGGTGGCCTGCTACCACTCCAAGCTCGGCGCCGTCGAGCTCTACCTCGGGCACCTGGTCGACGGCCCCGGCGAGTACGTCGTCGTCGACATGACGGCCGGCGCCGACGCCTTCGCCTCCGGCCTGTTCACCCGCTTCGACATGACCTTCCTGGTGGCCGAACCCACCCGCAAGGGCGTCTCGGTCTACCGCCAGTACCGCGACCACGCCCGCGAGTTCGACATCCCGCTCGCCGTGATCGGCAACAAGGTGACCGGCGAGGAGGACCTCCTCTTCCTCAAGGACCAGGTGGGCGACGACCTCCTCACCCACCTGGTCCACTCCCCCTGGGTGCGCTCCGCCGAACAAGGCAGTCCCCAGGGCGAGTTGGAGGAGACCAACCGCCACGCTCTGACGGTGCTGCGCGAGCACGTCGACGCCCGCACGAAGGACTGGCCGGCCCTCCACCGCCACGCCGTTCAGTTCCACCTCCGCAACGCCCACGCCTGGGCGGACCGGGCGACGGGCCAGAACCTGGCGGCCCAGGTGGACCCGGACTTCACCCCGGGCCCGGCGTCCCTCGCCTGA